A single region of the Anaerococcus urinomassiliensis genome encodes:
- a CDS encoding DegT/DnrJ/EryC1/StrS family aminotransferase, producing MYKKNIKPLDKKVWLSSPTMYEDSMEYAMEAYETNWMSTVGENINEIEKRVAEMTGVRSAVALASGTSSIHLMAKLAGIKRGDRVFCSTLTFSASINPICYEGATPVFIDSEYETWNMDPKALEKAFEIYPDTKYVLLVHLYGVPAKLDEIAEICERHGATLIEDAAESFGATYKGKQTGSFGSHNAISFNGNKIITGSSGGMLLTNSKKTAEKARKWSTQSRENAPWYQHEEIGYNYRMSNVIAGIIRNQLDRLETHIDQKKNIYYRYKEGLKDLPISMNPFEKDKSNPNYWLSCLTIDKDYLTKQVRSDKDYLYETEAGKSSPHEILDAINSINAEGRPIWKPMHKQPIFMSYDFINRHGKANAMTNAYIEGGIVDEDGLPEDISMDIFNRGLCLPSDNKMTEEEQDRIIEVIKACFE from the coding sequence ATGTATAAGAAAAATATTAAACCACTAGATAAAAAAGTATGGCTATCAAGCCCTACAATGTATGAAGATAGTATGGAATATGCCATGGAAGCATACGAAACCAACTGGATGTCTACAGTGGGCGAAAATATTAACGAAATAGAAAAGAGAGTAGCAGAGATGACTGGAGTAAGGTCAGCTGTTGCCCTAGCATCAGGTACTAGCTCAATTCACCTTATGGCGAAACTAGCTGGTATCAAAAGAGGTGATAGGGTATTTTGCTCAACATTAACATTTTCTGCCAGTATCAATCCAATCTGCTATGAGGGCGCCACACCAGTTTTTATAGACTCAGAATATGAAACATGGAACATGGATCCTAAAGCACTAGAAAAAGCCTTTGAAATCTACCCAGATACTAAATATGTTCTACTAGTTCATCTATACGGAGTTCCTGCAAAACTAGATGAAATCGCTGAAATTTGTGAAAGACATGGAGCTACTCTTATCGAGGATGCAGCAGAATCATTCGGTGCAACTTATAAGGGTAAACAAACAGGTAGTTTTGGTTCTCATAATGCGATTTCATTTAACGGTAATAAAATCATAACTGGATCATCAGGCGGAATGCTTCTTACAAATTCGAAGAAAACTGCTGAAAAAGCAAGAAAATGGTCGACCCAATCTCGTGAAAATGCTCCATGGTATCAACATGAGGAAATCGGATATAACTATAGAATGAGCAATGTCATTGCTGGTATCATTAGAAACCAGCTTGATAGGTTGGAAACACATATAGACCAAAAGAAAAATATTTACTATAGATATAAAGAAGGTCTAAAAGACTTGCCAATATCTATGAATCCTTTTGAGAAAGATAAGTCTAATCCTAACTATTGGTTATCTTGTTTGACTATAGATAAAGATTACTTGACCAAACAAGTAAGATCTGATAAAGACTACTTGTATGAAACAGAAGCTGGAAAGTCATCACCTCACGAAATCTTGGATGCAATAAATTCTATAAATGCAGAGGGAAGACCGATATGGAAACCAATGCACAAACAACCAATATTTATGAGCTATGACTTCATTAATAGACATGGCAAAGCAAATGCAATGACAAATGCATATATAGAAGGTGGCATCGTGGATGAAGATGGATTGCCAGAGGATATCTCAATGGATATATTCAACAGAGGCCTATGCCTGCCAAGTGATAATAAGATGACAGAAGAAGAGCAAGACCGTATCATTGAAGTGATTAAAGCTTGTTTTGAATAG